CAATTTGTCCGCCTCCGCAGGGAACTGGAATGAGTCCGCAAAATCAAGGAGCCATTGCGCAATCTTCTCCATCTTCTGCATCTCCTCCAACAGCCCCACCGTGcctttcttctccttcttcttccacTCCTCGGAGATCCTCTCCTGAAGCGCAGTGATGGGCTGGGCCCAGCTCAAATTCCTAGGCATCTGGAAGTGGGTCCCAAGCCCATTCCTCTCCTGGCATGGAAGCGCTGCAACCAATGTCCACAGAACGAAAACCAAAACGGTGTTCATTATGAAAACAGGGAGGGCAAGGCCGGACGACTCGTTGCCACGTGGCGCTGCCAGGTTGGATGACATGGCGTGAATTTGCTTGGCGGCAGACCAGTTCTTGGGCATGGTCCAGGAGAGGGAGCGGAAGGGAGCAGCGGCAGAGCGATCCTTGTCCTTGTTGCCGCGACGGCCGAAGGAGCGGCTGCGCTCGGTGCCCTTGGTGATGCCGCCGTCCTTGTCCTCGTGGAGCATGGCGCTGAGGAGAGCGGAGAGGGCCTTCTTGGCACGGCGGACCTGGCCGTCTCCGATGAGGGTCTGGTCGAGGGCAGAGAGGACGATTTCGGCGAGGCGCTGGATGTTCCTGAGGGAATCGATTCCGAGGGAGACGGCATTGCAGACGTCGAGAGACTTGATGATGCGGTCAAGGAGCTCAGGGAGGAGCTTGTCAAGAGGTGGCTTAGCGATCTGGAATGGGTCCCTTCCCATGAGGAGTACGGCCTTGAACTCTGCCTCGCAGCACAGAAACTCGTCTAGAAGCTTCCTCAGCCACCCGATGGACATGAATGCCTCCGGCTCATCCGTGCACGACAGCAGCTCCGCGAATCTCTCCGCTATGTGCCTCTGAAATAGCTCCATCTCCTCACACTCCGTGTCGTGGCTGCCGTCCATTGACATCGACATCACGTGGTTCCTTCTAATGCTTATTCTCCCCAGGAACGATCCCTGGTTGTGGTTGTTCTCGGTCGTCGCaggcatcttcttcttcttctgaaaGAGAAACAGAAAGGAGGAAAGAAATAAGATTAGAGGTGTAAAGGAGAAGAGAGAACGCGGGAGTTATATAAATGGCCTATTTTTATGGTCAGAGGGAGTGCTGTCGTAAGACCAGAccgtttctcttttctttttttgggtCTACGCTGATTCGGTATTCTCTCCTCTTCTTCCCGCAATGCCCTTCCCTTCTCTTCCTTTTTACAAACGTATGGTGCAGAAGAATTCAGGAAGCTAGGGAACTATACCTGCTGTGCAATCATCACTCTGATCATCATGCTGTTTAGTCAAGACGCTGCGATTTCTCATGCAGCAAGGGCCTACTGCATACACCTGATTCCTGCGATCTTAGCCTACGCGGTACTTCAGTCCCTTATCCGTTACTTCCAGACTCAGAGTATGATCTTTCCCATGGTCTTCACTTCAATTGCATCTCTCTGTATGCATCTTCCTATTTGTTGGTTTCTCGTCTTTAAATCTCGGATGGTTCACGTTGGTGCCGCGTTAGCCATTGGAATTTCGTATTAGATCAATGTTGTCGCTCTTGGTTTCTATATCCAGTATTCTTCGGCTTGTTCAAAAACCAAGATTGTGTTTTCTAGAAACGCTTTGCTTAGCATTGCAGAGTTCTTCCAATATGCTACCCCCTCTGGACTCATGTTTTGGTAAATATTGTTCATGTGACTAACCATTTTGTTTTGCATCCcatgtgtttgataaaatgtcctTCGtctattttttcgtttttttcttcATATCATGGACCAATTTCAATGTTTTcgtttgtgtgtgtgtgtgtgttagtTTTGAATGGTGGTCATTTGAGCTGCTTACATTGCTTGCTGGACTCTTGCCTAATCCGCAACTCGAAACCTCGGTTCTTTCGGTCTGGTATGTGGAATTCAGTTGCTGAAGTAATATAATTCGAGATTTGATCTTCTAATTTGTATGAAACTCTTGCTTGCAGCCTTAACATAACTACATTGCATTACTTCATTCCTTATGCTGTTGGAGCTTCTGCAAGGTTTGTAGCATTCCGTTGAATTCATTCTGATTATGTAGCATTGCTCTTATGATGTCACCCAATAATCTGCTAAATTACAAGgtatatttaaatatttgcATGATCTTCAATTTGTTTTTCAGTACAAGAGTTTCAAATGAATTAGGAGCAGGAAACCCAAAGTCGGCTCAAGGGGCGGTTCGAGTGGTTGTGATCATAGGCATTGCAGAGGCATTCATTGTCAGCactttcttcatctttttccGGAACATAGTAGGATATGCTTATAGCAATGATGAGGCAGTTGTGGACTATGTTGCTAACATGGTTCCCCTTCTTTGCATGTCAGTTAGTGCAGATAGCATAATGGGAACACTTTCTGGTGAGTTTATTTCAATCTTGTTTTGCAGAAAAGAAACTTTGATTTGGATATGCAGCCATATATATAGCTTCAGTTTTttgtatgtgtatatatatacatgcaGGGGTTGCAAGAGGTGGAGGATTTCAGCAGATAGGAGCTTATGTAAATCTTGGAGCCTATTACCTTGTTGGGGTTCCTCTAGCGTTGTTCTTGGGATTTCATCAACAACTAAAAGCTAAAGGGCTTTGGATGGGAATTATATCAGGTTCATGTGTACAAGTAATCATTCTTGCTGTTGTAATAGCATTAACAGATTGGCAGAAAGAGGTTAGTTTTGCTGTTATTGTGACTTATATTTCAATGTATTATTTTGTTCAAGCAAATAGAAACTTAGAtcagaaaaaataaattcttaatCCTCATTTGATCATTTTCTCATGATAGAAATATTGGGGGAAATGaaaatctattttaaatttatccCAGAATTTTTCGTTAAGGAGATCAgagaacagaaaataaaaattatttaagcaaagtttttattgatttattatatttgaattATGTAGAAGCAAAAAGATATGTCGATGTCTaatattctatatatatatattgacaatataaaatattttacacattcatataattataattatttttttaaataaccatttacgtaattaatataaaaaaataattatttttattaatataatattatataattaaatacacgtgtaaaattttatattgataatgtatcaaaattaaatttatatatatatatatatataacattggctcaaaattaaatttttatatatatatatataacattggCTCTTAAACATATAGACAAATATACGTATTTGACCTATAATAGTATATATGCAAGAATATATATACTCAAAAGCATAGTAGTTGTGATGTTATATTTATGGGTTTAGAAGGGcacataataaatataaaataaatatattaaaaatttaaatttttatatttttcttaagaCCCATGATAGACAAgttctatatttatatatggcTAAATTATGTTGTGCAAATGAAATCAAATGTGCtagaataatatataatactAGACACAAATAATAATATGCATGGATGGGAGACAAGAGATAAGGATCACAAAGGAAAGTGACAGGCAATTCCCTTTTTATTTCAGTGAATTTATTTTTAGCAAAGCGTTGGTGTATGTCATATGAAACTTAGTAGAAATATTCAAACCACCACTAAAAAAACCACttttaacaattatttattttattttaattttaataacaataaaaataattattaatatatttattggcACTTAAATATTAAtcgttttatattttattattaattaattttagtgttaATCATgcaattattaataaaaaaattttaatgatcacaaaaaatatataattgtcattagggttttttatttaaataaattttatagaattcaAATTTATTGAATTCTCCTAAAATGAGATCTGCAACGTGATTACCCTCTTTTTATCATTATATAAATCGTCCTAAACTGTGTAgaattaaataaaacataaaccATTTCAGCCTGGAACGATTAATGCTGGAACGATTAATGCATGATCCGATAAGAGAAACAAAAGATAAATCGTGCCAGGATTCCTAGAGTTAAAAGGAGAACATAAATCGTTCTAGGATGGTAGGTTTAACATGTTGTTGGCCTAAACCTTATTGGGCTGCCACGATTTACGTACAAAAAGAGACCTTACTCACCCTGGCACGATTTATGTATAATAgggtatttttatttataatattttaatttaaattatatctatttaaattttaacttaaaaaattaaaatataatttttataattttaattattaatttcattaataagattaaattaaattaaaaaaaggaatactaacaaattataataaattttaatatataaatttaaattttttcttttaaaaaatgtcaaaaggtgttaaaaatataattttaaataatataaatttatattattttgaataatataaatttaaatttatataaaatttctAGTATTCATTGTTCATATaatctttttaatcatttttattgatacatattttttataaaattttgtttgtcattttataaaaacttaaatttatgTTACTCAAAATcacataaatttatattatacaaaattatattttttaacactttttgatattttttaaaaaaacttaaatttatgtattaaaatttagtactctttttattataatttattagtattttttttatttagtttagtttttttaatagaattaataattaaaattataaataaataattaaaatttacatgaagtcaaataaaaaatgacaaaaaaaaattctgtaaaaatatgtattaataaaaataattaaaaaaattatataaacaaCGAATactaaaaatttcataaaaacttaaatttatgttacttaaaacaacataaatttatattatgcaaaattaatatttcttaacaccttttcacatttttttaaagaaaaaacttaaatttatgtattaaaatttaatactcttttattataatttgttagtatttttttaatttaatttaatcttttcaATGAAATcaataattgaaattataaaaagtatatttttattttttaagttaaaaattaaatagatataatttaaattaaaatattataaataaaagtaCCCTATTATACAACTATCACTCTATAATAAGAGTGTTAATTAAGCTATTAAAAAGTTTGATTTCTAACGTCTTATGCTAAACTACATGCACCCTAAATCATTAAACCCACCATCGCACAACGTCTTCATtcaaaattattcaaataaattgcATACTAAGCATATACTATAAGATCCAACACACTATATGATCCAACATATTAACGTAGTTAATTTTGCCATGCAATCAATTCAACAACATTGCAAGCATAAATCATCCCAGCCAAATTTGTGTTACCAAGAAACACACGTGAATCGCGCTAGGGTGAGTAGGGTCTCCTTTGTGTGTAAATCGTAGCAGCCCAATGAGGTTTAGCCCAACAACATATTAAACCTACTAGCTTGAAACGATTTACATTCTCCTTTTAACTTTAGGACCCTGCCACGATTTACCCTTTGTTTTCCTTACCAGATCATGCATTAATCGTTCCAGGCTGAAACGATTTACCCTGCCACGATTTACCCTTTGTCTAGGAcgatttatataataataagaaGAGGGTAATCACGTTGCAGATCTCATTTTAGGGGAATCCAGTAAATTTTAGttctataaaatttatttaagtaaaaaacCCTTGTCATTATAACATATAgtaataacaacaaaaatataagaataattACTCAAATCAGTCTCTAAGGATTTTAAAAGCGTACATTTTagtttccaaaaaaaattaatacccaaatcaatctccaagattttACTCCGACAGACAAATCAGTCCCCAGTTTATTTTTCGGCAGAGTAATTACCCAGATCAGTCcctaaagattttaaaaacagaCATTTTAGTcctcaaaaaaaattaatacacagatcaACCCCTAATGTTTATTCTATTAGACATAACAGTCCTCcgtctaaaaaatataaaataaaattattattattattattagttacataataatattgtaccataattttttgtattttttagataaaaataataataatttattcattagatttttatgtatatatatatatatatatatatatatatatatatatatatttatatatatatatattcaatataataataataataataataataataatataataataataataataataataatataatatacacTATTTTTCGTTAAAAACATGTAAGGTGAATAATGATGCTttgaaatttaataaaaatatttttttaatataatataattttaaaataggacatcttttgattacattaaatacaaaatatcaaataatttcaactttaaatttcttgtagaatctctaataattttattgaacattattattattattattattattattattattattattattattatattattattattattattattattattattattattatacaaaTACATACAAAATAAACTCGGGACTGATTTGTCTGCCAGAGTAAAACTTTAGGGATTGATTTGGATATTAATTTGTCTTGGAGACTAAAATATCCACTTTTAAAATCTTTGGGGACTGATTTGGATAATTACTCAAAATATAATTATCgcaaaaatataaactaaataaaatatataatgattattatattattaccactaaaatttttctattaaaaataatttttattataataaataaatattttaaaagtacatataaaaaaattaaaattcaatttctaattttttattttataatactttTGGCCATTTATAAAacaaatcataaaaaatatttacttattgtaaaattactaaattttttaatcacatataaaaaaattatatcaaaattcaatttttaaaattttttattttatatatatatatatatatatatatatatattgaatatttatatcgatttttaattatttttgtagtATCTTTCtctaacaaattttaaaagtacTTTTGTGTGTTTGTCCGCAACttaataatatttcttttttttttgggctCCAACACCCTCACTTATTATAATAACCCCTTTCCTACTTGAAAGTGAGATTGTCATTTGTGAAACGATGGAATCTATTATTGCCTCATCATTCTCCTTGTCATTAATTGTGATATAATGATGAAAGCAGAATATTTCCTGCTTCACTTTACTTAGGACGGCTAATGTTGggattttttgataaaataaacaaatttaaaattttttaggtCTTATACTTTTATCATGATAGGGGTCAGATgggctgattttttttttcttttatataaaaaaatattaatatttttattaaaaaaaattatttgatgtaATTATAAGTGGATAAATTTTgtaagtaaaaaattaatatatgagGATTACAATATGTAAAGAGCGTGTTAAATATATGATAACATCCTCACCAACATGCGGAGGTATGTTAAATACGTGACAATATCTTATCTAACACTTAGAAAACCATTTCTACAATATTATAATACACTtcaaatatcaatatttaattaaaacaccatttctattttcatattaaaaataattttcaaaaacaaatacagaaaagtaaaataattgGAGTTGATgtctgaatttttatttttaaattgaaaaaaaaaagagtccCACTAGGAAGACAATGAAGTATCTATACAATATGTACAATGGACTGTTTATATGatccaaattaaattaaaaatgacaATAAATCTCATTTACCCTAATTCCTATCTCTAAATCAAATTACCCCCAATTTATTATTGTTGACCATCCATTACCCTAACCCTCAAATACGTCACTGTCGCTGCTCATCAGCCCCCTTCGCCGCGTCATTGTCGCTCGTCACCAACCCCTCCTCCGTGCACCCGCCTTTCTCGCGACCCGCATCACCTCCGACGAGAACTGTGTCGGCGACCCCTGTTCGCTGGCAGCATCCACATCGCACCGTCGGTGCTGAACAACCAGAACGGTGCCTTGTTGCTCGACCTTGCACATCCGTCACCGCCGACCCGCCCAGCATCG
The genomic region above belongs to Arachis stenosperma cultivar V10309 chromosome 5, arast.V10309.gnm1.PFL2, whole genome shotgun sequence and contains:
- the LOC130979603 gene encoding protein ROH1-like isoform X1, whose amino-acid sequence is MMIRVMIAQQKKKKMPATTENNHNQGSFLGRISIRRNHVMSMSMDGSHDTECEEMELFQRHIAERFAELLSCTDEPEAFMSIGWLRKLLDEFLCCEAEFKAVLLMGRDPFQIAKPPLDKLLPELLDRIIKSLDVCNAVSLGIDSLRNIQRLAEIVLSALDQTLIGDGQVRRAKKALSALLSAMLHEDKDGGITKGTERSRSFGRRGNKDKDRSAAAPFRSLSWTMPKNWSAAKQIHAMSSNLAAPRGNESSGLALPVFIMNTVLVFVLWTLVAALPCQERNGLGTHFQMPRNLSWAQPITALQERISEEWKKKEKKGTVGLLEEMQKMEKIAQWLLDFADSFQFPAEADKLEEVKAQVEELADICRKMEEGLEPLQLQIREVFHRVVRTRTEFLHVLDQAAKLNIPTS
- the LOC130979604 gene encoding protein DETOXIFICATION 8-like isoform X2; the encoded protein is MFCFEWWSFELLTLLAGLLPNPQLETSVLSVCLNITTLHYFIPYAVGASASTRVSNELGAGNPKSAQGAVRVVVIIGIAEAFIVSTFFIFFRNIVGYAYSNDEAVVDYVANMVPLLCMSVSADSIMGTLSGVARGGGFQQIGAYVNLGAYYLVGVPLALFLGFHQQLKAKGLWMGIISGSCVQVIILAVVIALTDWQKEVSFAVIVTYISMYYFVQANRNLDQKK
- the LOC130979604 gene encoding protein DETOXIFICATION 8-like isoform X1, whose translation is MSFVYFFVFFFISWTNFNVFVCVCVCVSFEWWSFELLTLLAGLLPNPQLETSVLSVCLNITTLHYFIPYAVGASASTRVSNELGAGNPKSAQGAVRVVVIIGIAEAFIVSTFFIFFRNIVGYAYSNDEAVVDYVANMVPLLCMSVSADSIMGTLSGVARGGGFQQIGAYVNLGAYYLVGVPLALFLGFHQQLKAKGLWMGIISGSCVQVIILAVVIALTDWQKEVSFAVIVTYISMYYFVQANRNLDQKK
- the LOC130979603 gene encoding protein ROH1-like isoform X2 yields the protein MPATTENNHNQGSFLGRISIRRNHVMSMSMDGSHDTECEEMELFQRHIAERFAELLSCTDEPEAFMSIGWLRKLLDEFLCCEAEFKAVLLMGRDPFQIAKPPLDKLLPELLDRIIKSLDVCNAVSLGIDSLRNIQRLAEIVLSALDQTLIGDGQVRRAKKALSALLSAMLHEDKDGGITKGTERSRSFGRRGNKDKDRSAAAPFRSLSWTMPKNWSAAKQIHAMSSNLAAPRGNESSGLALPVFIMNTVLVFVLWTLVAALPCQERNGLGTHFQMPRNLSWAQPITALQERISEEWKKKEKKGTVGLLEEMQKMEKIAQWLLDFADSFQFPAEADKLEEVKAQVEELADICRKMEEGLEPLQLQIREVFHRVVRTRTEFLHVLDQAAKLNIPTS